A DNA window from Coffea arabica cultivar ET-39 chromosome 6c, Coffea Arabica ET-39 HiFi, whole genome shotgun sequence contains the following coding sequences:
- the LOC113693530 gene encoding uncharacterized protein, translating into MDQLTNMYRNVEVQLGQITNVVNNRNQGDLPSKTEVNPREYVKAITLRSGKEVGELPVVECEKECERRENKQLSELGEDGKKIKGKEKMEENEPQMRDTTPIPPPVPFPQRLKPSRNDKEFEKFVNIFKQLHINISFVNAILQIPSYAKFFKEIMTKKRKLVDSETIALTEECSVIIQNKLLPKLKDPGSFTVPCTIGNVEFSKALYDLGASVSLIPLPVARQLGLKELKRTNISLQLADRSIRHPMGILENVLTKVQKFIIPVDFVVLDMEEDVNVPIILDRPFLATAGTIIDIKRGKFKFQIGEEELKFDLSKVEKYPSFIDHVYSIDMCDELALEMSQAQVPYKRRNAYEELGLSKGLPPPSCEQAPQLELKPLSKHLKYAFLGEKETLPVIVNAALDEEQLDKLLRVLRKHLKAIGWTISDIKGISPTICMHRILLEENSKPVVETQRKKSKYERSGKSRNP; encoded by the exons ATGGACCAACTCACCAATATGTACAGGAATGTTGAGGTCCAATTAGGGCAAATAACAAATGTGGTTAACAATCGCAACCAAGGGGATTTACCTAGCAAGACTGAGGTGAACCCAAGGGAGTATGTGAAGGCTATAACCCTCCGTAGTGGTAAGGAGGTAGGTGAGCTGCCTGTAGTTGAATGTGAGAAAGAATGTGAAAGAAGAGAGAACAAGCAATTGAGTGAGTTAGGAGAGGATGGCAAGAAAatcaaagggaaagaaaagatggAGGAAAATGAACCACAAATGAGAGATACAACACCAATTCCTCCACCAGTGCCATTCCCACAAAGAttgaaaccttcgagaaatgACAAAGAATTTGAAAAGTTTGTCAACATTTTCAAACAATTACATATTAACATTTCTTTTGTTAATGCTATTTTACAGATTCCTTCATACGCAAAGTTTTTCAAAGAGATAATGACTAAGAAAAGGAAGTTAGTAGATAGTGAGACAATTGCATTAACGGAAGAATGTAGTGTCATTATACAAAACAAGTTGCTACCAAAGTTGAAAGATCCAGGAAGTTTCACAGTTCCTTGCACTATTGGTAATGTAGAATTCTCTAAAGCACTTTATGACCTTGGTGCAAGTGTTTCATTGATTCCTTTACCTGTAGCTAGGCAATTGGGGTTAAAAGAGTTAAAACGTACTAACATTTCCTTACAATTGGCTGACAGGTCTATTAGACATCCAATGGGCATATTGGAGAATGTGCTCActaaagtgcagaaattcattattcctgtcgattttgttgttttagataTGGAGGAAGATGTCAATGTACCTATTATACTTGATAGGCCATTTCTAGCCACCGCAGGTACAATAATAGATATTAAACGTGGTAAGTTCAAGTTCCAAATAGGTGAAGAGGAATTGAAATTTGATTTGAGTAAAGTGGAGAAATATCCCTCTTTTATCGACCATGTCTATTCTATTGACATGTGTGATGAATTGGCATTAGAGATGAGTCAA GCACAGGTTCCTTACAAAAGGAGAAATGCATATGAGGAGTTAGGACTGAGTAAAGGGCTACCTCCACCATCATGTGAGCAAGCACCACAGCTTGAGCTTAAACCACTGTCTAAACACCTCAAATATGCGTTTCTTGGAGAAAAAGAGACATTGCCGGTAATTGTCAATGCAGCACTAGATGAGGAACAACTAGACAAGCTCTTACGTGTTCTGAGGAAGCATTTAAAGGCTATAGGATGGACGATTTCTGATATCAAGGGAATTAGTCCAACTATTTGTATGCACCGGATTTTGTTAGAAGAAAATTCTAAGCCTGTGGTTGAGACTCAAAGAAAGAAATCCAAATATGAAAGAAGTGGTAAGAGTAGAAATCCTTAA
- the LOC113691616 gene encoding glucan endo-1,3-beta-glucosidase 8-like has translation MSRGWQTFSALLLFIGIFNNACVEGLGVNWGTVSSHKLAPETVIQLLKDNGIQKVKLFDADPTILKALAGSGLEVMIAATNLELADLGDPTKAKDWVHKNVIPYNVNSKDGVNITIVAVGNEPFLQAYGDKFTGVTAPALKNIQDALNEAGVGKTTKASIPFNGDVYMSPLYNPVPSAGIFRPDIADKIRDILKILSANNAPFIVNIYPFLSLYFAKDFPLEYAFFDGATPLVDGKIQYTNVLDANMDTLVSALKVEGYSDMPIIVGEIGWPTDGDTNANVTLAQRFLQGLIKHLASNKGSPLRPGYLETYLFGLFDEDKKSTLPGNFERSWGIFKYDGQPKFPLDLSGKGENKTLVAAKDVQYLPKKWCVLKGDAPTDANLADNMNYACNNGGDCTPIQDGSSCNFLDAKQKASYVFNSYFQIQNQSNTSCDFKGLATVTTQDPSVPNCNFTIQIAPSTSTSPAHGAHSSSHEQGKSAASTSLPGTLATILAFATMLAQLRL, from the exons aTGTCAAGGGGGTGGCAAACTTTTAGTGCATTGTTAttatttattgggatttttaaCAATGCATGTGTCGAAGGTTTAGGGGTGAATTGGGGGACTGTGTCATCTCACAAGTTGGCTCCAGAAACAGTAATTCAACTGTTGAAGGACAATGGGATTCAAAAAGTGAAACTTTTTGATGCGGATCCGACCATCCTTAAGGCCTTGGCTGGCTCTGGCCTTGAAGTTATGATTGCAGCTACTAATCTTGAGCTTGCTGATTTGGGTGACCCTACAAAAGCCAAGGATTGGGTACATAAAAATGTCATCCCATACAATGTTAACTCCAAGGATGGTGTTAACATCAC AATTGTAGCTGTTGGCAATGAACCTTTCCTCCAGGCCTACGGGGACAAATTCACAGGCGTCACTGCACCAGCACTCAAGAACATTCAGGATGCTCTCAATGAAGCAGGAGTTGGAAAGACTACCAAAGCAAGTATTCCTTTCAATGGTGATGTCTACATGTCTCCTTTATATAATCCAGTCCCTTCAGCTGGGATATTCAGGCCAGATATAGCAGATAAGATAAGAGATATTCTCAAGATTCTAAGTGCCAACAATGCACCATTTATCGTAAATATCTACCCTTTCCTGAGTCTCTATTTCGCCAAAGATTTCCCTCTGGAATATGCTTTCTTTGATGGAGCCACACCACTTGTTGATGGCAAAATCCAATACACCAATGTCCTGGATGCCAACATGGACACATTGGTTTCAGCCCTGAAGGTTGAAGGATATTCCGACATGCCAATCATTGTAGGAGAGATCGGATGGCCAACTGACGGGGACACAAACGCAAATGTGACGTTGGCCCAGAGGTTTCTCCAAGGACTCATCAAGCATCTTGCTTCCAACAAAGGCAGCCCTCTTCGACCTGGATACCTGGAAACATACCTATTCGGACTTTTCGATGAAGATAAAAAAAGCACTCTTCCCGGGAATTTCGAGCGTAGTTGGGGAATCTTTAAGTACGATGGACAACCTAAATTCCCTCTTGATTTGTCAGGTAAAGGCGAAAACAAGACTCTAGTTGCTGCAAAGGATGTGCAGTATCTCCCCAAGAAATGGTGTGTACTTAAGGGAGATGCACCAACTGATGCTAACCTGGCAGACAACATGAACTATGCTTGCAACAATGGCGGTGACTGCACCCCAATCCAGGATGGATCATCCTGCAATTTCTTGGATGCTAAACAGAAGGCTTCATATGTATTCAATTCATATTTCCAGATTCAGAATCAATCCAACACTAGCTGTGATTTTAAGGGGCTTGCAACAGTAACCACACAGGATCCATCCGTGCCAAATTGCAACTTTACAATTCAGATTGCTCCAAGTACTAGTACTAGTCCCGCGCATGGTGCACATTCTTCATCCCATGAACAAGGAAAGAGTGCCGCTTCCACTTCTCTTCCAGGGACCTTGGCCACGATTCTGGCATTCGCCACAATGCTTGCACAGCTGCGATTATGA